In a single window of the Delftia tsuruhatensis genome:
- a CDS encoding DUF4124 domain-containing protein — MNRALHARLLWCAMVWAAAGPACALDAGLPAGIYACTDAKGRRLTADRPIAECVDRDQRVLGSSGVELRRVGPSLTENERAELDAQRRRDQAEQRRVREERSRERALIMRYPNQAAHDAERAEAIAQVDQVVAVARQRQQDLQTARTALNAEMEFYRKDPAKAPASLRRQVDENTASQEEQQRFILQQDQEKRRIHERFDAELAQLRPLWAANARR; from the coding sequence ATGAACAGGGCGTTGCATGCAAGGTTGCTGTGGTGTGCCATGGTCTGGGCCGCGGCAGGACCTGCCTGTGCCTTGGATGCCGGCCTGCCGGCCGGCATCTATGCCTGTACAGACGCCAAGGGCCGGCGCCTGACGGCCGACCGCCCGATTGCCGAATGCGTGGACCGCGATCAACGCGTTCTGGGCAGTTCCGGCGTGGAGTTGCGCCGCGTGGGGCCCTCGCTGACGGAGAACGAGCGGGCCGAACTCGATGCCCAGCGCCGCCGGGACCAGGCCGAGCAGCGCCGCGTGCGCGAGGAGCGCTCCCGCGAGCGCGCGCTGATCATGCGCTACCCCAACCAGGCCGCGCATGACGCCGAACGCGCCGAGGCCATTGCCCAGGTGGACCAGGTCGTCGCCGTGGCCCGCCAGCGCCAGCAGGATCTGCAGACGGCACGCACCGCGCTCAATGCCGAGATGGAGTTCTACAGGAAGGACCCTGCCAAGGCGCCGGCATCGCTGCGCCGCCAGGTCGATGAGAACACGGCCTCGCAGGAGGAGCAGCAGCGCTTCATCCTGCAGCAGGACCAGGAAAAGCGCCGCATCCACGAGCGCTTCGATGCCGAGCTGGCACAGCTGCGCCCGCTGTGGGCCGCCAACGCGCGCCGTTGA
- a CDS encoding membrane-bound PQQ-dependent dehydrogenase, glucose/quinate/shikimate family produces MTAWRWLMALLLWGAGAWLAWGGAQLLLAGGSSYYLIAGLLILVTGLGMARRSALALWLFALCLLGTALWAVWETGMDWWPLAARLGWPWLIGLLLVLPWSVRALRHEPDMGQNRGLAPAHAALAMVVLGTAVLAGLSFARQRDAHETDGRFAGPAAASSDLPADGQVTAVQNMSMVAAESGALRSPPVLRGEAADAVPDGEWHAYGRTGAGQRYSPLRQIGTHNARLLQLAWEFRTGDVRGKPGDPEETTFEVTPLKIGERLFLCTPHQSVIALEATTGKLLWRRDLPMPKGLALQHLTCRGLSYQSAQAAAQFDAAAGQAFSAVPPARGVPVKKGGGPDMATSQQPEARPSDDASRCSAKLFMATADGKVVALDPADGKTCGNVAGGLGYIDLWQGMPQRKPGAYYSTSPVVVARDRIIVGGTVLDNHSTREPSGVIRAFDIRSGRLLWAWDPGRPDSSTPLPEGQTYVPSSPNSWSVSSVDEALGLVYVPMGNAPPDQWGGRRSAEAEQFSSSVVALDVATGAVRWVFQTVHHDLWDYDVPAQPSLIDLEIGGQSVPALVQPTKQGELFVLDRRTGQPLLPVSEVAAPQGAARGDRTATTQPHSLLSFNPPALTERDMWGATPFEQLWCRLAFRRLRYEGRFTPPSEQGSLIYPGNFGVFNWGGVAVDPRRQVVFATPTRLAFVSTLVPRSDDHSLRVQDGGPPKDGLPALNENFGAPFAVRLKPFVSPLGIPCQAPPWGFVAGADLRTGRIAWQRRNGTPRDLSPLPLGFRMGVPGIGGPLMTAGGVAFYSGALDNYVRAYDVDSGRQLWQDRLPAGGQATPMTYLGTDQRQYLLVVAGGHGSTGTKAGDSVRAYVLPKEVTAP; encoded by the coding sequence ATGACGGCGTGGCGTTGGTTGATGGCACTGCTGCTGTGGGGCGCGGGAGCTTGGCTGGCCTGGGGCGGCGCACAGCTGCTGCTGGCTGGCGGCAGCAGCTATTACCTGATCGCAGGGCTGCTGATTCTGGTCACGGGCCTGGGCATGGCGCGCCGATCGGCGCTGGCGCTGTGGCTGTTTGCCCTGTGCCTGCTGGGAACGGCGCTGTGGGCCGTCTGGGAGACGGGGATGGACTGGTGGCCGCTGGCTGCCCGCCTGGGATGGCCCTGGCTGATCGGATTGCTGCTGGTGCTGCCCTGGTCGGTGCGTGCGCTGCGCCATGAACCGGACATGGGCCAGAACCGGGGCCTGGCGCCTGCCCATGCGGCGCTGGCCATGGTGGTTCTGGGCACCGCCGTGCTGGCGGGCCTGTCTTTCGCGCGCCAGCGCGATGCCCACGAAACCGATGGCCGCTTTGCCGGGCCCGCAGCGGCGTCCTCGGACCTTCCGGCAGACGGGCAGGTCACGGCCGTGCAGAACATGTCCATGGTGGCCGCTGAATCCGGCGCCTTGCGCAGCCCGCCTGTACTCCGGGGCGAGGCGGCGGACGCCGTGCCTGACGGCGAATGGCATGCCTATGGCCGTACCGGCGCCGGCCAGCGCTACTCGCCACTGCGCCAGATCGGCACGCACAATGCGCGGCTGCTGCAACTGGCCTGGGAGTTCCGTACGGGGGACGTGCGTGGCAAGCCCGGTGACCCGGAGGAAACCACCTTCGAGGTCACGCCGCTGAAGATCGGAGAACGCCTGTTCCTGTGCACGCCCCACCAGTCGGTGATCGCGCTGGAGGCGACCACGGGCAAGCTTCTGTGGAGGCGCGACTTGCCCATGCCCAAGGGCCTGGCGCTGCAGCATCTGACCTGCCGGGGACTGTCCTACCAGAGCGCGCAGGCTGCCGCACAGTTCGATGCGGCCGCCGGACAGGCGTTCTCGGCGGTGCCGCCGGCAAGGGGCGTGCCAGTCAAGAAGGGCGGCGGCCCGGACATGGCGACATCGCAGCAGCCCGAGGCGCGGCCTTCCGACGATGCATCGCGCTGCTCGGCCAAGCTCTTCATGGCCACGGCCGATGGCAAGGTGGTCGCGCTGGACCCGGCGGATGGCAAGACCTGCGGCAATGTGGCAGGCGGCCTGGGCTACATCGACCTTTGGCAGGGCATGCCGCAGCGCAAGCCGGGCGCATACTATTCGACCTCGCCCGTGGTGGTGGCCCGCGACCGGATCATCGTCGGCGGCACGGTGCTGGACAACCATTCCACGCGCGAGCCCTCCGGCGTGATCCGCGCATTCGACATCCGCTCGGGCCGCCTGCTGTGGGCCTGGGATCCGGGTCGCCCGGACAGCAGCACGCCCCTGCCTGAAGGCCAGACCTATGTGCCCAGTTCGCCCAACAGCTGGTCCGTCTCCAGCGTGGACGAGGCCCTGGGCCTGGTCTACGTGCCCATGGGCAATGCGCCGCCCGACCAGTGGGGCGGCCGGCGCAGCGCCGAGGCCGAGCAGTTTTCCTCCTCGGTGGTGGCCCTGGACGTCGCGACGGGCGCCGTGCGCTGGGTCTTCCAGACGGTGCACCACGATCTCTGGGACTACGACGTACCGGCCCAGCCCAGCCTCATCGACCTGGAGATCGGCGGGCAGAGCGTGCCGGCCCTGGTGCAGCCCACCAAACAGGGTGAGCTGTTCGTGCTGGACCGGCGCACGGGCCAGCCGCTGCTGCCCGTCTCCGAGGTGGCGGCGCCTCAGGGCGCGGCGCGGGGCGACCGCACGGCGACCACGCAGCCGCATTCCCTGCTGAGCTTCAACCCCCCGGCCTTGACCGAGCGCGACATGTGGGGCGCGACACCCTTCGAGCAGCTGTGGTGCCGCCTGGCCTTCCGCCGGCTGCGCTACGAAGGGCGCTTCACGCCGCCGTCCGAGCAGGGCTCCCTGATCTACCCGGGCAACTTCGGTGTCTTCAACTGGGGCGGCGTGGCCGTGGACCCGCGTCGCCAGGTGGTGTTTGCCACGCCCACACGGCTGGCCTTCGTCTCCACGCTGGTGCCCCGTTCCGATGACCATTCGCTGCGCGTGCAGGATGGCGGCCCGCCCAAGGATGGGTTGCCTGCACTCAACGAAAACTTCGGTGCACCCTTTGCCGTGCGGCTCAAGCCCTTCGTCTCGCCGCTGGGCATTCCCTGCCAGGCACCGCCCTGGGGTTTTGTCGCGGGGGCCGACCTGCGCACGGGCCGGATCGCCTGGCAGCGGCGCAACGGCACGCCGCGTGACCTGAGCCCCCTGCCGCTGGGATTTCGCATGGGCGTGCCCGGCATCGGCGGCCCGCTGATGACGGCTGGCGGCGTGGCTTTTTATTCGGGCGCGCTGGACAACTATGTGCGTGCCTATGACGTGGACAGCGGCCGCCAGCTCTGGCAGGACCGCCTTCCCGCGGGCGGGCAGGCCACGCCCATGACCTACCTGGGCACGGACCAGCGCCAGTACCTGCTGGTCGTGGCGGGCGGCCATGGATCGACGGGTACCAAGGCCGGCGACAGCGTGCGCGCCTATGTCCTGCCCAAGGAGGTGACGGCGCCCTGA